Genomic DNA from Mycobacterium stomatepiae:
GAGCCGCTGATCGGGACCCCACGTGCGGTGCAACGCCGCGTAATACGCCTCGGCGATCAACGAGCCCTGCCAGATGACCAGTCCCAGCAGTCCGTCGCCCAGGGTCTCGGCGACCGAGATCAGCAACGAGATCAGCTGGGGATACCTGCGGGGCACGGGATCTGATTGCAGCCGGGCGTAGAAGTAGCCAAACCCTATGACTACCAACCCTATTCGGGCAGGTGCGCCGACCCATTCGGATTCCAGGGCCGCCGGGTACCAGGGCGTCAGGTAGAGCAGCCACGGCGTGGCCAGCATCGCCAGCGATGTCGTCAGCGGGTGTACCAGCATCCGGGCCCAGCGGGTGCCCAGCAGCCGGTCGATGCCCTCACGGCCGACCGCGTCGCCCAGGACGGTGATCGGCTTGCCCTGCGCGAGGAAGAACGGCACCACATACAGCAGCAGCAACACCTGCAGCGCGCGCATCCAGAACAGCACGTAGGCGTAACTGCCGACCGCGCTGACGGTGGCCACGGCCCAGAACGCGATG
This window encodes:
- a CDS encoding cytochrome c oxidase assembly protein, translating into MPTDPAPLTWGALVATAHLDPISAAVIVLAAAAYAWCYRNARGARTVGAAQAGCFGVGIAFWAVATVSAVGSYAYVLFWMRALQVLLLLYVVPFFLAQGKPITVLGDAVGREGIDRLLGTRWARMLVHPLTTSLAMLATPWLLYLTPWYPAALESEWVGAPARIGLVVIGFGYFYARLQSDPVPRRYPQLISLLISVAETLGDGLLGLVIWQGSLIAEAYYAALHRTWGPDQRLDQTIGAGVLWILGDVVGLPFVLLLMRALSRDERAHAVEVDAELDRTDAVESERAAPSGLWWENDPQMRERFGRG